One region of Ptiloglossa arizonensis isolate GNS036 chromosome 8, iyPtiAriz1_principal, whole genome shotgun sequence genomic DNA includes:
- the Cog1 gene encoding conserved oligomeric Golgi complex subunit 1 isoform X2: protein MTTTNYLDLDINKLFENFTIKEIEAIQKKIQHESDRKKIELRTLVGERYRDLILAADTIRNMKITSERVIARIISIEDKFRELQKKYLIGFKIEPVKNENNRKLEGIQDSVIIQLKILMDIPQHIWSNIETKNLLFATQLYLVAQHINYSLLFEVGSADLSTKYQIVSKQWDVISQFKNIISNECNNILQSLNVHSETVANCLAALVLLNGSSFSDLLEMLISMRNHAIKSVVTDENDNSVKNKIKLCIEILIQTVNLIYSCFINTKDRSAGLVLQYITKIQDQEAYSLLSQLDLNQELLQEFLPTVTKQHKPFVQDTPENFLLPDLQKSIKSWLEWVAEFCNHEVTKLLNLIISIKGLYYVREEAVSINLPENWNSIWEEVSLPRITFWVEFFQPIISQRAKNIINDKWIETMTALKSDVTELLIKVVHDKFEYPEHDLRWFVWKDSPSDIPQKLSKNGGLDNKRSLLMKTKGYSPNILKLCENFDINLHALLSDLEQYLYETERVMSIKENLLFTNISLISNTFSDRVEIQEHLQTISTSMIQDFISFVKNVCINNKPEYGQRDINTIVMARFLLALTTLGSNLNKCFTLSKVPGLTITNIKWQSICDKLKEESISVWSVWASSYKTKISEHRQKYISDEPLNGFEIHLVISEWEKVTIEEDFGEGKRIKSEILVPYQPSIQLQKFLTAISKDLNKIIPHTLPKKVLHEIIEDVAAELLNYYVIILNNAHVSQKQAFQVLFDIKYATLLMVPRDNKSLSDLSTKACESVLSKIDPFDYDVFNPFIHTNVKKSIQRSLLILGNLVPHLEQLHSILGTRNEHNNAEGVKSDLPSVLALCNGAPWFPPLTVTTPARNLPLMPVTLPEKTQIARAFR from the exons ATGACAACAACGAACTACTTGGATTTGGATATTAATAAACTGTTCGAAAATTTCACGATCAAAGAAATCGAGGCGATTCAAAAGAAAATTCAACATGAAAGTGACAGAAAGAAAATTGAGCTTAGAACTTTAGTTGG AGAAAGGTATCGAGATTTAATTTTGGCTGCAGACACAATTAGGAACATGAAAATAACTTCGGAACGTGTTATTGCACGGATTATAAGTATTGAAGATAAATTTcgagaactgcaaaaaaaatATCTTATTGGTTTTAAAATAGAACCAGTTAAAAATGAGAATAATAG AAAGTTAGAAGGAATTCAAGATTCAGTTATTATCCAATTAAAAATCTTGATGGATATACCACAACATATTTGGTCCaatattgaaactaagaatttatTATTTGCCACACAGTTGTATTTAGTAGCACAGCACATAAACTACAGTTTGTTATTTGAAGTCGGAAGTGCAGACCTGTCAACGAAATATCAAATTGTCTCTAAGCAATGGGATGTTATTAGtcagtttaaaaatattatatctaACGAATGCAATAATATATTACAATCATTAAATGTACACTCAGAG actGTAGCAAATTGTTTGGCAGCGCTGGTGTTATTAAACGGATCATCATTCTCAGATTTGTTGGAAATGCTAATATCTATGCGCAATCATGCCATTAAATCTGTTGTTACAGATGAAAATGACAACAGTGTTaagaacaaaataaaattgtgtattgaaatattaattcaaacagtaaatttaatttattcgtgcTTCATAA ATACCAAAGACAGATCTGCAGGTCTTGTTTTACAGTATATAACAAAGATTCAAGATCAAGAAGCATATTCATTGCTTTCTCAATTAGATTTGAACCAAGAATTACTGCAGGAATTTCTTCCAACTGTAACCAAACAACACAAACCATTTGTTCAAGATACTCCAGAGAACTTTCTTCTACCAGATCTTCAGAAAAGTATTAAATCTTGGTTGGAATGGGTTGCTGAATTTTGCAATCATGAAGTTACAAAACTTTTAAATCTAATAATATCCATAAAAGGTTTATATTATGTTCGTGAGGAAGCTGTTAGTATTAATCTACCTGAAAATTGGAATTCAATCTGGGAAGAAGTTTCTCTTCCAAGGATAACCTTTTGGGTAGAATTTTTCCAACCTATTATATCTCAAAGAGCTAAAA ATATTATAAACGATAAGTGGATAGAAACTATGACTGCATTAAAATCTGATGTAACAGAGCTATTGATTAAAGTAGTTCATGACAAATTTGAGTATCCAGAACATGATTTGCGATGGTTTGTTTGGAAGGATTCTCCGAGCGATATTCCTCAGAAGCTTAGCAAAAATGGTGGACTAGATAATAAAAGATCTCTACTGATGAAAACTAAAGGATATTCCCCTAATATTCTCAAGttatgcgagaattttgatataAACTTGCACGCTCTGCTATCGGACCTAGAACAATACTTGTACGAGACTGAACGCGTGATGTCCATAAAAGAAAATCTCTTATTCACTAATATATCTTTAATCTCGAATACATTCTCTGATCGTGTAGAGATCCAGGAACATTTACAAACGATCAGCACCAGCATGATACAAGATTTTATAAGCTTTGTGAAAAATGTGTGCATTAATAACAAACCCGAATATGGTCAGCGTGATATAAATACTATCGTGATGGCAAGATTCCTTTTGGCATTGACAACATTAGGTTCAAATCTAAATAAGTGTTTTACACTGTCAAAGGTACCTGGATTAACTATCACGAACATTAAATGGCAATCAATCTGTGACAAATTGAAAGAAGAAAGCATTTCCGTGTGGTCAGTTTGGGCTAGCTCATATAAAACTAAAATAAGTGAACACAGGCAAAAATATATATCCGACGAACCGCTCAATGGTTTTGAAATACACTTAGTTATTTCAGAATGGGAAAAAGTAACCATTGAAGAAGACTTTGGAGAGGGCAAAAGAATAAAGTCTGAAATTTTAGTGCCATATCAACCATCCATACAACTGCAAAAGTTTTTAACTGCAATtagtaaagatttaaataaaattataccacaCACTCTTCCAAA gaAAGTGCTTCATGAAATTATAGAAGACGTTGCTGCAGAATTATTGAATTACTATGTAATTATATTAAACAATGCACATGTCTCTCAGAAACAAGCCTTTCAGGTGTTGTTTGATATTAAATATGCCACTTTACTTATGGTGCCACGAGATAATAAATCTTTATCTGACTTATCAACAAAGGCTTGCGAGAGTGTATTATCTAAAATAGATCCTTTTGATTATGATGTCTTTAATCCATTCATCCACACCAATGTAAAGAAAAGTATTCAGAGATCTCTG CTCATACTAGGAAATTTAGTGCCTCACTTGGAACAACTTCATTCAATTTTGGGTACACGTAACGAACATAATAACGCCGAAGGTGTGAAATCGGATTTACCTTCAGTGCTGGCTTTGTGTAATGGTGCACCATGGTTTCCACCTTTGACTGTAACAACTCCAGCCAGAAATTTGCCTCTAATGCCCGTAACGTTGCCAGAAAAAACACAG ATTGCCAGAGCATTCAGATAA
- the Cog1 gene encoding conserved oligomeric Golgi complex subunit 1 isoform X1: protein MTTTNYLDLDINKLFENFTIKEIEAIQKKIQHESDRKKIELRTLVGERYRDLILAADTIRNMKITSERVIARIISIEDKFRELQKKYLIGFKIEPVKNENNRKLEGIQDSVIIQLKILMDIPQHIWSNIETKNLLFATQLYLVAQHINYSLLFEVGSADLSTKYQIVSKQWDVISQFKNIISNECNNILQSLNVHSETVANCLAALVLLNGSSFSDLLEMLISMRNHAIKSVVTDENDNSVKNKIKLCIEILIQTVNLIYSCFINTKDRSAGLVLQYITKIQDQEAYSLLSQLDLNQELLQEFLPTVTKQHKPFVQDTPENFLLPDLQKSIKSWLEWVAEFCNHEVTKLLNLIISIKGLYYVREEAVSINLPENWNSIWEEVSLPRITFWVEFFQPIISQRAKNIINDKWIETMTALKSDVTELLIKVVHDKFEYPEHDLRWFVWKDSPSDIPQKLSKNGGLDNKRSLLMKTKGYSPNILKLCENFDINLHALLSDLEQYLYETERVMSIKENLLFTNISLISNTFSDRVEIQEHLQTISTSMIQDFISFVKNVCINNKPEYGQRDINTIVMARFLLALTTLGSNLNKCFTLSKVPGLTITNIKWQSICDKLKEESISVWSVWASSYKTKISEHRQKYISDEPLNGFEIHLVISEWEKVTIEEDFGEGKRIKSEILVPYQPSIQLQKFLTAISKDLNKIIPHTLPKKVLHEIIEDVAAELLNYYVIILNNAHVSQKQAFQVLFDIKYATLLMVPRDNKSLSDLSTKACESVLSKIDPFDYDVFNPFIHTNVKKSIQRSLLILGNLVPHLEQLHSILGTRNEHNNAEGVKSDLPSVLALCNGAPWFPPLTVTTPARNLPLMPVTLPEKTQRKKVTSKEITKSDSAGATIKSGAAAFFGAMGSDWFSSS from the exons ATGACAACAACGAACTACTTGGATTTGGATATTAATAAACTGTTCGAAAATTTCACGATCAAAGAAATCGAGGCGATTCAAAAGAAAATTCAACATGAAAGTGACAGAAAGAAAATTGAGCTTAGAACTTTAGTTGG AGAAAGGTATCGAGATTTAATTTTGGCTGCAGACACAATTAGGAACATGAAAATAACTTCGGAACGTGTTATTGCACGGATTATAAGTATTGAAGATAAATTTcgagaactgcaaaaaaaatATCTTATTGGTTTTAAAATAGAACCAGTTAAAAATGAGAATAATAG AAAGTTAGAAGGAATTCAAGATTCAGTTATTATCCAATTAAAAATCTTGATGGATATACCACAACATATTTGGTCCaatattgaaactaagaatttatTATTTGCCACACAGTTGTATTTAGTAGCACAGCACATAAACTACAGTTTGTTATTTGAAGTCGGAAGTGCAGACCTGTCAACGAAATATCAAATTGTCTCTAAGCAATGGGATGTTATTAGtcagtttaaaaatattatatctaACGAATGCAATAATATATTACAATCATTAAATGTACACTCAGAG actGTAGCAAATTGTTTGGCAGCGCTGGTGTTATTAAACGGATCATCATTCTCAGATTTGTTGGAAATGCTAATATCTATGCGCAATCATGCCATTAAATCTGTTGTTACAGATGAAAATGACAACAGTGTTaagaacaaaataaaattgtgtattgaaatattaattcaaacagtaaatttaatttattcgtgcTTCATAA ATACCAAAGACAGATCTGCAGGTCTTGTTTTACAGTATATAACAAAGATTCAAGATCAAGAAGCATATTCATTGCTTTCTCAATTAGATTTGAACCAAGAATTACTGCAGGAATTTCTTCCAACTGTAACCAAACAACACAAACCATTTGTTCAAGATACTCCAGAGAACTTTCTTCTACCAGATCTTCAGAAAAGTATTAAATCTTGGTTGGAATGGGTTGCTGAATTTTGCAATCATGAAGTTACAAAACTTTTAAATCTAATAATATCCATAAAAGGTTTATATTATGTTCGTGAGGAAGCTGTTAGTATTAATCTACCTGAAAATTGGAATTCAATCTGGGAAGAAGTTTCTCTTCCAAGGATAACCTTTTGGGTAGAATTTTTCCAACCTATTATATCTCAAAGAGCTAAAA ATATTATAAACGATAAGTGGATAGAAACTATGACTGCATTAAAATCTGATGTAACAGAGCTATTGATTAAAGTAGTTCATGACAAATTTGAGTATCCAGAACATGATTTGCGATGGTTTGTTTGGAAGGATTCTCCGAGCGATATTCCTCAGAAGCTTAGCAAAAATGGTGGACTAGATAATAAAAGATCTCTACTGATGAAAACTAAAGGATATTCCCCTAATATTCTCAAGttatgcgagaattttgatataAACTTGCACGCTCTGCTATCGGACCTAGAACAATACTTGTACGAGACTGAACGCGTGATGTCCATAAAAGAAAATCTCTTATTCACTAATATATCTTTAATCTCGAATACATTCTCTGATCGTGTAGAGATCCAGGAACATTTACAAACGATCAGCACCAGCATGATACAAGATTTTATAAGCTTTGTGAAAAATGTGTGCATTAATAACAAACCCGAATATGGTCAGCGTGATATAAATACTATCGTGATGGCAAGATTCCTTTTGGCATTGACAACATTAGGTTCAAATCTAAATAAGTGTTTTACACTGTCAAAGGTACCTGGATTAACTATCACGAACATTAAATGGCAATCAATCTGTGACAAATTGAAAGAAGAAAGCATTTCCGTGTGGTCAGTTTGGGCTAGCTCATATAAAACTAAAATAAGTGAACACAGGCAAAAATATATATCCGACGAACCGCTCAATGGTTTTGAAATACACTTAGTTATTTCAGAATGGGAAAAAGTAACCATTGAAGAAGACTTTGGAGAGGGCAAAAGAATAAAGTCTGAAATTTTAGTGCCATATCAACCATCCATACAACTGCAAAAGTTTTTAACTGCAATtagtaaagatttaaataaaattataccacaCACTCTTCCAAA gaAAGTGCTTCATGAAATTATAGAAGACGTTGCTGCAGAATTATTGAATTACTATGTAATTATATTAAACAATGCACATGTCTCTCAGAAACAAGCCTTTCAGGTGTTGTTTGATATTAAATATGCCACTTTACTTATGGTGCCACGAGATAATAAATCTTTATCTGACTTATCAACAAAGGCTTGCGAGAGTGTATTATCTAAAATAGATCCTTTTGATTATGATGTCTTTAATCCATTCATCCACACCAATGTAAAGAAAAGTATTCAGAGATCTCTG CTCATACTAGGAAATTTAGTGCCTCACTTGGAACAACTTCATTCAATTTTGGGTACACGTAACGAACATAATAACGCCGAAGGTGTGAAATCGGATTTACCTTCAGTGCTGGCTTTGTGTAATGGTGCACCATGGTTTCCACCTTTGACTGTAACAACTCCAGCCAGAAATTTGCCTCTAATGCCCGTAACGTTGCCAGAAAAAACACAG CGTAAAAAAGTCACAAGTAAGGAAATCACGAAAAGCGATTCTGCCGGAGCTACAATCAAATCTGGAGCAGCTGCATTTTTCGGAGCGATGGGCTCCGACTGGTTTAGTAGtagttaa